A window of Exiguobacterium sp. FSL W8-0210 contains these coding sequences:
- the rpe gene encoding ribulose-phosphate 3-epimerase, with protein sequence MIKIAPSILSADFANLERDVKAVEAAGADYIHFDVMDGQFVPNISFGLPVLSSLRQKTDMILDVHLMIDQPERFVEDFVKAGADIVTFHVEATNHVHRVLQQIKAAGAKAGVVLNPHTPLSTIEHVLEDVDMVLLMTVNPGFGGQAFIERVMPKLAALAQMKADRGLTFEIEIDGGVNPETAKLCIDNGANVLVAGSAIYNAPDYAEAITSIRQGAAV encoded by the coding sequence ATGATTAAAATTGCACCATCTATCTTATCAGCAGATTTTGCGAATCTCGAACGCGATGTTAAAGCAGTCGAAGCAGCAGGCGCGGACTATATCCATTTTGATGTCATGGACGGTCAGTTCGTACCGAACATCTCATTTGGATTACCTGTGCTTAGCAGCTTACGTCAAAAGACGGATATGATTCTCGATGTCCATTTGATGATTGACCAGCCAGAACGTTTCGTCGAGGATTTCGTCAAAGCAGGGGCGGACATCGTGACGTTCCACGTCGAAGCGACGAATCATGTCCATCGTGTCTTGCAACAAATCAAAGCAGCGGGCGCAAAGGCAGGAGTCGTCTTGAATCCCCATACGCCATTATCAACGATTGAACACGTCCTTGAGGATGTCGATATGGTTTTATTGATGACGGTCAATCCGGGCTTCGGCGGACAAGCCTTCATCGAGCGTGTCATGCCGAAACTCGCAGCACTTGCGCAAATGAAAGCAGATCGTGGTCTGACATTTGAAATCGAGATTGACGGTGGCGTCAATCCGGAAACGGCAAAGCTTTGCATCGATAACGGTGCGAACGTTCTCGTCGCAGGATCAGCAATCTACAATGCACCAGATTATGCGGAAGCGATCACTAGCATTCGTCAAGGGGCTGCCGTATAA
- the rsgA gene encoding ribosome small subunit-dependent GTPase A: MTEQRIEENREGTIIRLQGGFYDVMTPEGEVRSRARGNFRKRGISPVVGDEVVLHIESETGYILEVKERDNFLVRPPVANIDQALLVVSAAEPDFSAHLLDRFLVLIEAKEIQPVILLTKMDLLDDVKGPAVRDAIAAYRKIGYTVIETSSETLAGVEQVRPLLAGKTSVLAGQSGVGKSSLLNALEPSLDLETSAISKSLGRGRHTTRHVTLMPLAEGLIADTPGFSNLDFPYDMEIEDVRWSFPEFVAVQDDCKYRGCLHLNEPGCAVKEAVEAQEIMSSRYENYGMFIDEIKNRARRY; this comes from the coding sequence ATGACGGAACAACGCATCGAAGAGAATCGAGAAGGAACGATCATACGCCTGCAGGGCGGCTTTTATGATGTCATGACACCAGAAGGAGAAGTTCGTTCACGAGCAAGAGGAAATTTCCGAAAACGCGGCATCAGTCCAGTCGTCGGAGATGAAGTCGTGCTTCATATCGAAAGTGAGACCGGGTACATTCTCGAAGTGAAGGAGCGGGACAACTTTTTAGTACGCCCTCCAGTCGCGAATATCGACCAGGCATTGCTCGTCGTCTCGGCGGCAGAACCTGATTTTTCAGCGCACTTGCTCGACCGATTTCTCGTTTTGATCGAAGCGAAGGAAATTCAACCCGTCATCCTGTTGACGAAGATGGATTTGCTGGACGATGTTAAAGGACCGGCTGTCCGAGACGCCATTGCCGCTTACCGGAAGATTGGGTATACGGTCATCGAGACATCAAGTGAGACGTTGGCAGGTGTTGAGCAAGTCCGTCCGTTACTTGCTGGAAAAACGAGCGTTCTCGCCGGACAATCCGGTGTCGGGAAAAGTTCATTGCTCAATGCACTGGAACCCTCTCTTGATTTAGAAACAAGTGCGATCTCGAAATCACTCGGACGCGGACGTCATACGACGCGCCACGTCACATTGATGCCGCTTGCCGAAGGATTGATTGCCGATACGCCAGGTTTCTCGAACCTCGATTTTCCGTATGATATGGAAATCGAGGATGTACGGTGGAGTTTCCCTGAATTCGTGGCTGTACAAGATGATTGCAAATACCGAGGTTGCTTGCATTTGAATGAACCCGGTTGTGCCGTCAAGGAAGCCGTCGAAGCCCAAGAAATCATGTCCTCTCGTTATGAGAACTATGGTATGTTTATAGACGAAATCAAGAATCGAGCCCGGAGGTATTGA
- the rpmB gene encoding 50S ribosomal protein L28, producing MARKCYVTGKSPKSGNNRSHALNKTKRTWGVNVQKVRILVDGKPKKVWVSARALKSGKVERV from the coding sequence ATGGCACGTAAATGCTACGTTACTGGGAAATCGCCAAAGTCGGGTAACAACCGTTCACACGCATTGAACAAAACAAAACGTACTTGGGGAGTCAACGTACAAAAAGTACGTATCCTCGTCGATGGTAAGCCGAAAAAGGTTTGGGTTTCAGCTCGAGCTCTTAAATCAGGTAAAGTCGAACGCGTATAA
- the fmt gene encoding methionyl-tRNA formyltransferase: MGTPEFAAGTLREVIDAGYDVVGVVSQPDKPVGRKREVKPTPVKLVAMEHDIPVLQPKRIREDYQDVLDLKPDLIITAAYGQIVPTVILEAPRFGAINVHASLLPKYRGGAPIHQAIIDGEKETGVTIMYMVDRLDAGDMLSKIIVPIEENDTVGTMFEKLADAGARLLLETLPRLFAGELTPEAQVEAEATFAPNISRERERLDFTLPGETLYDQIRGMNPFPSTYTMLGDDRLKVFFATKVKGTGRPGEIIALEADGPVIATGSETALKLIDLQPSGKKRMDGATFMRGIGQSLELGQQVGENA, from the coding sequence ATGGGGACGCCTGAGTTTGCGGCAGGAACACTGCGTGAAGTGATCGATGCCGGATATGACGTCGTCGGTGTCGTCTCACAACCCGATAAGCCGGTCGGACGAAAACGGGAAGTCAAACCGACACCAGTGAAACTCGTCGCGATGGAGCACGATATTCCTGTGTTGCAACCGAAACGGATTCGCGAGGATTATCAAGATGTTCTCGATTTAAAACCAGATCTCATCATCACGGCAGCTTACGGTCAGATCGTACCGACGGTGATTTTGGAAGCACCACGTTTTGGGGCGATCAATGTCCATGCGTCACTCTTACCGAAATATCGTGGCGGTGCACCGATTCATCAAGCAATCATCGATGGTGAAAAAGAGACAGGCGTGACGATCATGTATATGGTCGATCGATTGGATGCCGGTGATATGTTGTCAAAAATCATCGTTCCGATTGAAGAGAACGATACAGTTGGAACGATGTTTGAAAAATTAGCGGACGCAGGAGCGCGTCTGTTGCTTGAGACGTTACCGCGTTTGTTCGCAGGTGAATTGACACCGGAAGCACAAGTCGAGGCAGAAGCGACGTTTGCACCGAATATCTCACGTGAACGGGAACGGCTTGATTTTACGTTACCGGGTGAGACACTCTATGATCAAATCCGAGGAATGAATCCTTTCCCAAGTACGTACACGATGCTTGGTGATGATCGATTGAAAGTCTTTTTCGCGACGAAAGTCAAAGGAACGGGACGACCAGGTGAAATCATTGCTTTAGAAGCGGATGGTCCCGTCATCGCGACAGGTTCGGAAACAGCGTTGAAGCTGATCGACTTACAGCCGTCCGGAAAAAAACGGATGGATGGTGCCACGTTCATGCGCGGGATCGGTCAATCGCTTGAACTCGGACAACAAGTAGGTGAGAACGCATGA
- the rsmB gene encoding 16S rRNA (cytosine(967)-C(5))-methyltransferase RsmB has product MNVRDAAVATLMKIGQGGAFSTITVHQMLEKRAISATDVGLFTELVYGTLSRELTLDYILEPYLAKQKKLDPFMRPLLRMSVYQLFYLDRVPDHAVIHEAVEIAKKRGKVHVSKVVNGVLRNVLRAGMPHFAEIEPVAKRISVETSHPQWLVERWIELFGPEETLQICQLNNTPAPVTVRINRTKTTREEAIELLLDQGVTANPSTVAPDGLEIERGSVQKTDLIDRGYLSLQDESSMLVARALGAETSDHVLDSCAAPGGKAMHIAEGLTTGTLQALDLHPHKIKLIEQQATRLGLTTVQAEALDARKAGDRFEVESFDRILVDAPCSGLGVIRRKPDIKWTKRPEQLEQLPKIQRDILTSVLPLVKKGGTFVYSTCTIDPTENEDQTAFILDQGFDFDTSFAARMPESVRHLIGDRAELKLLPTTVGTDGFYIAAFKKRED; this is encoded by the coding sequence ATGAACGTACGTGACGCAGCAGTAGCGACACTAATGAAAATTGGTCAAGGTGGTGCCTTCTCGACAATCACAGTTCACCAGATGCTTGAAAAGCGTGCTATCTCAGCAACGGATGTCGGCTTGTTCACAGAACTCGTCTACGGGACGCTCAGTCGTGAATTGACACTGGATTATATTTTGGAGCCGTATCTAGCGAAACAGAAAAAACTTGATCCGTTCATGCGTCCATTATTACGGATGAGTGTGTATCAATTGTTTTATCTTGATCGTGTACCGGATCATGCCGTCATCCATGAAGCTGTCGAGATTGCTAAAAAACGTGGGAAAGTCCACGTCTCGAAAGTCGTCAACGGAGTGCTCCGGAATGTATTACGGGCGGGAATGCCCCATTTCGCTGAGATTGAGCCTGTTGCAAAACGAATCAGCGTCGAAACGAGTCATCCGCAGTGGCTCGTCGAACGCTGGATTGAACTGTTTGGTCCGGAAGAAACGCTTCAAATCTGTCAATTGAATAACACACCTGCACCGGTCACGGTTCGCATCAATCGGACGAAGACGACGCGAGAGGAAGCGATCGAGCTTCTACTCGACCAAGGTGTGACGGCAAACCCATCTACGGTCGCGCCAGATGGTCTCGAAATCGAACGAGGAAGCGTTCAAAAAACGGATCTGATTGACCGTGGGTATCTTTCTCTGCAGGATGAGAGCTCAATGCTCGTCGCCCGTGCACTCGGTGCAGAAACATCTGATCATGTACTTGACAGCTGTGCCGCACCTGGTGGGAAAGCGATGCATATTGCTGAAGGTTTGACGACGGGAACACTACAGGCACTTGATCTTCATCCACATAAGATTAAATTGATTGAACAGCAAGCGACACGATTAGGTCTTACGACTGTTCAAGCAGAAGCGTTAGATGCTCGTAAAGCAGGAGACCGCTTTGAAGTAGAATCGTTTGATCGGATTCTTGTCGACGCACCTTGTTCAGGACTCGGTGTCATTCGAAGAAAACCAGATATCAAATGGACGAAACGCCCGGAACAACTCGAGCAACTCCCGAAAATTCAACGAGATATTCTGACATCTGTCTTACCACTCGTTAAAAAGGGTGGAACCTTTGTCTATTCGACTTGTACGATTGATCCGACCGAGAACGAGGACCAGACAGCGTTCATTCTCGATCAAGGGTTCGATTTTGACACATCCTTTGCGGCACGCATGCCAGAATCCGTGCGACATCTGATTGGGGATCGAGCAGAACTCAAGTTGTTACCGACGACAGTCGGAACGGATGGCTTCTATATTGCCGCGTTTAAAAAACGAGAAGATTGA
- a CDS encoding Stp1/IreP family PP2C-type Ser/Thr phosphatase has product MELAHLSTTGKVRTKNEDTVLLVGNAERGLAVVADGMGGHAAGDIASAIVREVFEASFSLMPNRPMELSEWIEQRVAEANARILQFSKEEQLAIVGTTIACVCWVEELLVIGHVGDSRVYALEGTALKQLTDDHSYVNMLRQMGELSDEEVENHPRKNVITRSVGSNETVEVDIQVRDAPDYDLVLVCSDGLTDEVPDDVIEQIILQDEPLDEIVGRLVKEANARGGADNITIAAIRFKERKRV; this is encoded by the coding sequence ATGGAGTTAGCTCACCTTTCGACTACTGGGAAAGTCAGGACTAAAAATGAGGATACGGTATTACTCGTCGGGAACGCTGAACGTGGTCTTGCCGTCGTTGCGGACGGTATGGGAGGTCATGCTGCTGGCGATATCGCAAGTGCAATTGTTCGCGAGGTATTTGAAGCATCCTTTTCACTCATGCCAAATCGTCCGATGGAATTGTCTGAATGGATAGAACAACGTGTAGCCGAGGCAAATGCCCGGATTCTTCAGTTTTCAAAAGAAGAGCAACTTGCCATCGTCGGAACGACCATTGCCTGCGTATGCTGGGTCGAGGAGTTGCTCGTCATCGGTCATGTTGGGGATAGCAGAGTCTATGCCCTTGAAGGTACGGCGTTAAAACAATTGACGGATGATCATTCTTACGTCAACATGTTACGACAAATGGGGGAACTTTCGGATGAGGAAGTCGAAAATCATCCACGTAAGAATGTCATCACACGGTCGGTCGGCTCGAACGAAACAGTCGAAGTCGACATTCAAGTCAGAGATGCTCCAGACTATGACCTCGTCCTCGTCTGTAGTGACGGGTTGACCGATGAAGTGCCAGATGATGTCATCGAACAGATCATCTTACAGGATGAGCCGCTTGATGAGATCGTTGGACGATTGGTGAAAGAAGCGAATGCTCGAGGAGGCGCGGATAACATTACGATTGCCGCCATCCGGTTCAAAGAAAGAAAGAGGGTCTGA
- a CDS encoding amino acid permease — translation MQLKREMTSRHLFMISLGGIIGTGLFLGSGLTISQAGPLGAVLSYIVGGTIMYLTMLCLGELAVYLPVSGSFQTYTTRFIGPGVGFAVGWIYWLGWAVTVALEITAAGSLMDRWFPNVPVVVWCTVFTVLLFGLNAVSAKAFGEAEFWFSSLKVLAILFFIILGGAAWFGWLPMEADRPTSLFANFTASGWFPNGILGVLTTMIAVNFAFQGTELIGVAAGESDTPEKSIPKAIRNTVWRTFIFFVLSITIVGALIPYESAGGVSSPFIMVFDAIGIPYAADLMNIVVLTALLSVGNSGLYAATRMLWAMAQEGMISKKLSYVNARGVPMRALLFTMMFAMLSLLTAFFAEDTVFIWLLSLAGLGAQVGWISISASQLAFRRQFVRNGHDVSELKFKTPLYPVLPLISLTLNVVVLVSLAFQADQRIALYIGVPFFLVMWGSYHLFVKGKHLSAQSDIRVAPSQLEE, via the coding sequence ATGCAACTCAAACGAGAGATGACGAGTCGACACCTGTTCATGATTTCACTCGGCGGAATCATCGGAACAGGCTTATTTTTAGGGTCAGGATTAACGATTTCACAAGCAGGACCTCTCGGGGCGGTCCTCAGTTACATCGTGGGTGGGACCATCATGTATCTGACGATGTTATGTCTAGGAGAATTAGCGGTCTATCTGCCGGTCTCGGGGTCATTTCAGACCTATACGACCCGCTTCATCGGACCAGGGGTCGGCTTTGCCGTCGGTTGGATTTATTGGCTCGGCTGGGCCGTGACGGTGGCACTCGAAATTACAGCTGCCGGCAGTTTGATGGACCGCTGGTTTCCGAACGTACCCGTTGTCGTCTGGTGTACCGTCTTTACGGTCTTACTGTTCGGTCTGAATGCCGTCTCCGCCAAAGCATTCGGTGAAGCTGAATTCTGGTTCTCGAGTTTGAAGGTCCTCGCGATCCTGTTCTTCATCATTTTAGGTGGCGCTGCTTGGTTCGGCTGGTTACCGATGGAAGCAGATCGTCCGACATCGTTATTTGCGAATTTTACGGCAAGCGGTTGGTTTCCAAACGGGATTCTCGGTGTCTTGACGACGATGATTGCCGTCAACTTCGCCTTCCAAGGAACGGAATTGATCGGTGTTGCGGCTGGGGAGTCCGACACGCCCGAAAAATCGATTCCAAAAGCCATCCGCAATACAGTCTGGCGGACGTTCATCTTCTTCGTCTTATCGATTACGATCGTTGGTGCATTAATTCCGTATGAATCAGCTGGCGGAGTCAGCAGTCCGTTCATCATGGTCTTTGATGCGATCGGTATTCCGTACGCTGCTGATTTGATGAACATCGTCGTCTTGACGGCACTATTGTCCGTCGGAAACTCCGGATTATATGCGGCGACTCGGATGTTATGGGCAATGGCGCAAGAAGGGATGATTTCAAAGAAATTATCTTACGTCAATGCACGTGGTGTGCCGATGCGGGCGTTGCTCTTTACGATGATGTTCGCGATGTTATCGCTTCTGACCGCATTTTTTGCAGAAGATACCGTCTTCATTTGGCTCTTGTCCTTAGCCGGACTCGGGGCTCAAGTCGGCTGGATTTCAATCTCTGCTTCGCAGCTTGCATTTCGTCGTCAGTTCGTCCGAAACGGACACGATGTATCCGAACTGAAATTCAAGACACCACTCTATCCGGTGTTACCACTGATTTCGTTGACACTTAACGTCGTCGTCCTCGTCAGTCTTGCGTTTCAAGCGGATCAACGAATCGCTCTATACATCGGTGTTCCTTTCTTCCTTGTCATGTGGGGAAGTTATCATCTCTTCGTCAAAGGAAAACATCTATCCGCTCAAAGCGACATCCGTGTCGCCCCTTCTCAACTCGAAGAATAA
- a CDS encoding Asp23/Gls24 family envelope stress response protein, with protein MAIEMKTTYGKIDVDNDVVAQLAGGAAMECFGVVGMASQSQIKDGLAELLKRENFARGVIVRQASEQVHIDMHIIVSYGTKISEVANNVQSRVKYTLSQALGLDVTSVNIFVQGVRLTNV; from the coding sequence GTGGCGATCGAGATGAAAACGACCTATGGAAAGATTGATGTAGATAATGATGTCGTCGCGCAACTTGCGGGCGGCGCAGCAATGGAATGTTTTGGTGTCGTTGGTATGGCATCCCAGTCTCAAATCAAGGATGGTCTTGCTGAACTCTTAAAACGTGAGAACTTTGCACGCGGTGTCATCGTTCGACAGGCTTCAGAGCAGGTCCATATCGATATGCATATCATCGTAAGCTATGGAACGAAAATCTCAGAGGTGGCGAACAACGTACAGAGTCGCGTGAAATACACGCTCAGTCAGGCACTAGGTCTTGACGTGACATCTGTGAACATCTTTGTCCAAGGAGTCCGCTTGACGAATGTCTAA
- a CDS encoding thiamine diphosphokinase, protein MRAILVCAGPREEAPDLRTFCQPGDFIVGVDGGVQTIESFGLTCDLTIGDFDSLGYVPEGAIVHPAEKDETDLELALRTVSEKKQFEDTFIIGATGGRLDMTVQNVYLLKRYPEARLVTKREEVRYLAEGTYAVEAGSYHYLSFIPLVPSTLSLSGVKYPLDAHPVPVGGSLTVSNEWCASEAKVELHHGELLMMRTLKE, encoded by the coding sequence ATGCGGGCGATTCTCGTCTGTGCCGGTCCGCGAGAAGAAGCGCCGGATTTACGGACGTTTTGTCAGCCAGGTGACTTTATCGTCGGTGTCGACGGTGGTGTTCAGACGATTGAATCGTTTGGGCTGACATGCGACCTGACGATTGGTGATTTTGATTCTCTTGGTTATGTACCAGAAGGGGCAATCGTTCATCCGGCCGAGAAAGATGAAACGGATCTCGAACTGGCACTTCGTACAGTCTCAGAGAAGAAACAGTTTGAGGATACCTTCATTATCGGGGCGACAGGTGGGCGGCTCGACATGACCGTCCAAAATGTATATCTATTGAAGCGATACCCAGAGGCACGACTCGTGACGAAACGAGAAGAGGTACGATACTTGGCTGAGGGAACGTATGCAGTCGAAGCAGGGAGCTATCATTATCTTTCGTTCATTCCACTCGTACCATCGACTTTAAGCTTATCCGGAGTCAAATATCCACTTGATGCACATCCAGTACCGGTCGGAGGTTCCTTGACCGTCAGTAATGAATGGTGTGCGTCAGAAGCGAAGGTAGAGCTCCATCATGGAGAACTATTGATGATGCGGACGCTTAAGGAATAG
- the thiT gene encoding energy-coupled thiamine transporter ThiT, producing the protein MKRLQVMMEIAIFASLGVVFDLLIPFKMPQGGSISLAMLPIFVMAFRHGVVGGVVTGALVGTIQLMFAPQVLTIVQPMLDYTIAYGVVGLSGLFARQVRLAARNGQKKSLMAFVLLATLLGAGLRYICHVISGIVFFAEYAEGPVVPYSLIYNATYMVPSYVLCGVVAGLLFTTAPRLLRYSARGV; encoded by the coding sequence ATGAAACGGTTACAAGTGATGATGGAAATTGCCATCTTCGCCAGTCTCGGAGTCGTCTTTGATTTACTGATTCCATTCAAAATGCCACAAGGAGGCTCAATCAGCTTAGCGATGTTACCGATCTTCGTCATGGCATTTCGCCACGGTGTCGTCGGAGGGGTCGTCACGGGAGCGCTTGTGGGTACGATTCAATTGATGTTCGCTCCACAAGTCTTGACGATTGTTCAACCGATGCTTGACTATACGATTGCGTATGGTGTCGTCGGATTAAGTGGTCTGTTCGCGCGTCAAGTCAGACTAGCCGCGCGCAATGGACAAAAGAAAAGCTTGATGGCGTTCGTTCTCCTGGCGACGTTATTAGGCGCAGGACTCCGCTATATCTGTCATGTCATCAGTGGAATCGTCTTTTTTGCCGAGTATGCCGAAGGTCCAGTCGTACCGTATTCATTGATTTATAACGCGACATACATGGTACCGTCTTACGTTCTTTGTGGTGTCGTTGCGGGTCTTTTATTTACGACTGCGCCACGCTTACTCCGTTATTCGGCACGAGGTGTCTGA
- the pknB gene encoding Stk1 family PASTA domain-containing Ser/Thr kinase: MRYGDRLNDRYRIERLVGSGGMANVYQAYDEILKRHVAIKILRTEFSHDEQFIRRFEREAHAATSLNHPNIVAVYDVGEEDAIYYIVMEYIDGMTLKTFCENQALPVPQAVDIIAQICDAIDHAHAHRIIHRDIKPQNMLIREDGTVKVTDFGIAVAMSNATLTHTMSVLGSVHYFSPEQAKGKFADEKSDIYSLGAVLYELVTGQVPFEGDSPVAIALKHLQDTPRRPSVLNPKVPQALENCIMQALAKAPHDRQQSVAAFKADMVTALSDERASESIRGAEEDEMEKTMVLLPVQVPEESKAELESPAVATVQPKTPEKKKKKRWWIILLLLLLLGGAATTFAMWPDPTVTVPSVVKTDGDDAETKLEKLGFVVETTERSSDTVEEGDVISQTPREKAQVKKGSTVNLVVSTGSAPVEVSDVTDEAEKEAIATLKEAGFAKVEVEREKSDEIARGNVIRQSISAGTEVIAKEQTITITVSEGTSSFELKDLTNLSSDEAKAYLDKVGLDGTFEQEFSSDVKLDQVIRQFPQAGAQVEPNDSVTVFISKGEEEKTVTATFPEKVVYDAVSEDEEEAPPKQVIRIETEDAKGKRTVIEESIDQDETFDVPLTIDPGEEGKITIYKDDTVYRSKTITYNQAKDAQ, translated from the coding sequence ATGCGATACGGAGATCGATTAAATGACCGCTACCGCATAGAACGGCTAGTTGGAAGTGGCGGGATGGCGAATGTCTATCAAGCCTATGATGAGATTTTAAAGCGTCATGTTGCCATTAAGATTTTACGGACTGAATTTTCGCATGACGAACAGTTCATTCGTCGATTCGAACGTGAAGCGCATGCTGCTACCAGCTTGAATCATCCAAACATCGTTGCCGTCTATGATGTAGGCGAAGAAGATGCCATCTATTACATCGTCATGGAGTATATCGATGGTATGACATTAAAAACATTTTGTGAAAATCAAGCATTACCTGTGCCGCAGGCCGTCGATATCATCGCTCAAATTTGTGATGCGATTGATCACGCCCATGCACACCGGATCATCCATCGCGATATCAAACCGCAAAACATGTTGATTCGAGAAGATGGTACCGTCAAAGTAACGGATTTCGGAATCGCTGTGGCGATGTCGAATGCGACGCTGACGCATACGATGTCCGTTCTTGGGTCCGTGCATTACTTTTCACCGGAACAAGCAAAAGGTAAATTTGCGGATGAGAAGTCGGATATCTATTCGCTTGGTGCTGTCTTATACGAACTCGTCACAGGACAAGTCCCGTTCGAAGGTGATTCACCGGTTGCGATCGCTTTAAAGCATCTGCAAGATACACCGCGTCGCCCATCCGTCTTGAATCCGAAAGTGCCGCAAGCACTCGAGAACTGTATCATGCAGGCGCTCGCGAAAGCACCGCATGACCGTCAACAGTCCGTCGCAGCCTTTAAGGCAGATATGGTGACGGCGTTGTCTGACGAACGGGCAAGTGAAAGCATCCGAGGTGCAGAAGAGGATGAGATGGAAAAGACAATGGTTTTATTACCTGTCCAAGTGCCAGAAGAATCAAAAGCGGAACTAGAATCACCCGCCGTCGCAACTGTTCAACCGAAAACACCGGAAAAGAAAAAGAAAAAACGCTGGTGGATCATCCTCTTGTTACTCCTTTTACTGGGTGGGGCGGCTACGACGTTCGCGATGTGGCCGGATCCAACGGTCACCGTACCATCTGTCGTCAAGACGGATGGAGACGATGCGGAAACGAAGCTTGAGAAACTTGGATTTGTCGTCGAGACAACGGAACGGAGTAGCGATACGGTCGAAGAAGGCGATGTCATCAGTCAAACGCCTCGTGAAAAAGCACAGGTCAAGAAGGGCTCGACAGTCAATTTGGTCGTTTCTACTGGTAGCGCTCCGGTTGAGGTATCGGATGTGACGGATGAAGCTGAAAAAGAAGCAATTGCAACGCTAAAAGAAGCAGGATTCGCAAAAGTCGAAGTCGAGCGAGAGAAGTCGGATGAAATCGCGCGAGGAAATGTGATCCGGCAATCGATCTCTGCTGGAACGGAGGTCATTGCGAAAGAACAAACGATTACGATTACTGTATCTGAGGGGACGTCTTCTTTCGAGTTGAAGGATTTGACGAATTTATCGAGTGATGAAGCAAAAGCTTATCTCGATAAAGTAGGATTAGACGGAACGTTCGAACAAGAATTTTCTAGCGATGTCAAACTCGATCAAGTCATCCGTCAATTCCCACAAGCTGGCGCACAAGTCGAGCCGAACGACTCCGTGACGGTCTTCATCTCTAAAGGTGAGGAAGAAAAAACAGTGACGGCGACGTTCCCTGAAAAGGTCGTCTATGATGCTGTTAGTGAAGATGAAGAAGAGGCTCCGCCGAAACAAGTCATCCGAATCGAGACGGAAGACGCGAAAGGGAAGCGGACCGTCATCGAGGAATCAATTGATCAAGATGAGACATTCGACGTGCCATTAACGATTGATCCGGGAGAAGAAGGCAAAATTACGATCTATAAAGACGATACGGTGTATCGTTCAAAAACCATCACGTACAATCAAGCAAAAGACGCACAATGA